A single Pseudomonas brassicacearum DNA region contains:
- a CDS encoding aspartate aminotransferase family protein, translating to MTAACLMTTYQPLALSFTHGLGTRLWDQDGREYLDAVAGVAVTNVGHSHPRLVAAISEQAGLLLHTSNLYSIDWQERLAQKLTQLSGLERAFFNNSGAEANETALKLARLYGWHKGIEQPLVVVMDNAFHGRTLGTMSASDGPSVRLGYNRLPGDFIKVPFGDLAALEAIEQAHAERIVAVLVEPIQGESGVQLAPPGYLKALRQLCSRRAWLLMLDEIQTGIGRTGQWFAFQHEGIVPDVMTLAKGLGNGVPIGACLARGKAAELFTPGSHGSTFGGNPLACRVGCTVLDIIEQQALVDNARHQGEQLLSRLRAELADNPNVLAIRGLGLMIGIELKQPVRDLALRAARDHGLLINITRGQTIRLLPPLTIDGREVEMIVRGVSRCLAQG from the coding sequence ATGACCGCTGCCTGCCTGATGACCACTTACCAACCCCTGGCGCTGAGTTTCACCCATGGCTTGGGTACGCGCTTGTGGGACCAGGACGGCCGCGAATACCTCGATGCGGTGGCGGGCGTGGCGGTGACCAATGTCGGCCACTCCCACCCGCGGCTGGTGGCCGCCATCAGCGAGCAGGCTGGCCTGCTGCTGCATACGTCGAACCTGTACAGCATCGATTGGCAAGAACGCCTGGCGCAAAAGCTCACTCAGCTGTCGGGGCTGGAGCGGGCGTTTTTCAACAACTCAGGCGCCGAGGCCAACGAAACCGCGCTGAAACTGGCGCGTCTCTATGGCTGGCACAAGGGTATTGAGCAGCCGTTGGTGGTGGTCATGGACAATGCATTCCACGGGCGCACATTGGGCACGATGTCCGCCAGTGACGGCCCGTCCGTGCGGCTGGGCTACAACCGCTTGCCGGGGGATTTCATCAAGGTGCCGTTCGGCGATCTGGCAGCGTTGGAAGCGATCGAGCAGGCTCATGCCGAGCGCATCGTTGCGGTATTGGTGGAGCCGATCCAGGGTGAAAGCGGTGTGCAACTCGCCCCGCCGGGTTATCTCAAGGCCTTGCGGCAGCTGTGCAGCCGGCGCGCCTGGCTGTTGATGCTTGACGAGATCCAGACCGGCATCGGTCGTACTGGCCAGTGGTTCGCATTCCAGCACGAGGGCATCGTGCCGGACGTCATGACCCTCGCCAAAGGCCTGGGCAACGGCGTGCCCATTGGGGCCTGCCTGGCACGGGGCAAGGCTGCCGAGCTGTTTACCCCGGGCAGCCATGGCAGCACCTTTGGCGGTAATCCGCTGGCCTGTCGGGTCGGCTGCACGGTGCTGGATATCATTGAGCAACAAGCGCTGGTGGACAACGCCAGGCACCAGGGCGAACAGTTGCTGAGCCGGCTGCGGGCCGAGTTGGCGGACAACCCGAATGTCTTGGCGATTCGCGGCCTGGGGTTGATGATCGGCATCGAACTCAAGCAACCGGTCCGCGACCTGGCCCTTCGCGCCGCCCGGGACCACGGCCTGCTGATCAATATCACCCGGGGCCAGACCATCCGCCTGCTGCCGCCACTGACGATCGATGGGCGGGAAGTGGAGATGATTGTCCGGGGCGTGAGCCGCTGTCTGGCGCAGGGATGA
- a CDS encoding LysR family transcriptional regulator, producing the protein MDLFQAMTVYVKVVEAGSLTAAAQACEMSTTMVGNHLRALEQRLGVRLINRTTRRQRLTEFGSTYYQRCLEVLGLVADSERLAEQTQGEPAGTLRITAPLTFGSERLAPALAEFSQRYPQVKLDVVLTNQRLDLLEHGFDVAIRLGHPDPKLIARPLMDYTLTICASPAYLARRGTPEKPADLQQHDCLSFAYLAGDDWRFAQDLWPINGPEGEIKVPVNGPMLINSSSGLHRAALAGMGVVMLPDALVAQDLQDGHLVALLQDYRLPHRPMSLMYAQDRYRLPKLRSFVEFALEKWGKPQTPAE; encoded by the coding sequence ATGGACCTGTTCCAGGCAATGACCGTTTACGTGAAGGTGGTGGAAGCCGGAAGCCTGACAGCGGCGGCCCAGGCGTGCGAAATGTCCACCACCATGGTGGGCAATCATCTTCGTGCGCTGGAGCAACGTCTCGGCGTGCGTCTGATCAACCGTACGACGCGGCGCCAGCGCCTGACCGAGTTCGGTTCGACCTACTACCAACGTTGCCTGGAAGTGCTGGGGCTGGTGGCCGATTCCGAGCGCCTGGCCGAACAGACCCAGGGCGAACCCGCCGGCACCCTGCGCATCACCGCGCCGCTGACCTTTGGCAGCGAGCGCCTGGCGCCGGCCCTGGCCGAATTCAGCCAACGCTACCCACAGGTCAAGCTCGACGTGGTGCTGACCAACCAGCGGCTGGACCTGCTCGAACATGGATTCGACGTCGCCATCCGCCTCGGTCATCCCGACCCGAAACTGATCGCCCGCCCCTTGATGGACTACACCCTGACCATCTGCGCCTCCCCCGCTTACCTGGCCCGGCGCGGCACACCGGAAAAACCCGCGGACCTGCAGCAGCACGATTGCCTGTCGTTCGCCTATTTAGCAGGGGACGATTGGCGCTTTGCCCAGGACCTCTGGCCGATCAACGGCCCGGAAGGGGAAATCAAGGTGCCGGTCAACGGACCGATGCTGATCAACAGCTCTTCGGGCCTGCACCGCGCCGCCCTGGCCGGGATGGGCGTGGTGATGCTGCCCGATGCGCTGGTGGCCCAGGACCTGCAGGATGGACACCTGGTAGCGCTGCTGCAGGACTACCGGTTGCCCCATCGCCCAATGAGCTTGATGTATGCGCAGGATCGCTACCGCTTGCCGAAACTGCGCAGTTTTGTCGAGTTCGCGCTGGAAAAATGGGGCAAACCCCAAACCCCAGCCGAATGA